Proteins from one Panthera leo isolate Ple1 chromosome D1, P.leo_Ple1_pat1.1, whole genome shotgun sequence genomic window:
- the MDK gene encoding midkine, which yields MQHRGFLLLALLTLLALTTAVAKKKDKVKKGGPGNECAEWTWGPCTPSSKDCGVGFREGTCGAQTQRVRCRVPCNWKKEFGADCKYKFESWGACDGGTGTKARQGTLKKARYNAQCQETIRVTKPCTPKTKAKAKAKKGKGKD from the exons atgcAGCACCGAGGCTtcctcctcctcgccctcctcACCCTGCTGGCGCTCACCACCGCGGTGGCCAAAAAGAAAG ACAAAGTGAAGAAGGGCGGCCCGGGGAACGAGTGCGCGGAGTGGACCTGGGGGCCCTGCACCCCCAGCAGCAAGGACTGCGGCGTGGGTTTCCGCGAGGGTACCTGTGGGGCCCAGACCCAGCGCGTCCGGTGCAGGGTGCCCTGCAACTGGAAGAAGGAGTTTGGAG CCGACTGCAAGTACAAGTTTGAGAGCTGGGGAGCGTGTGATGGGGGCACAGGCACGAAGGCCCGCCAAGGCACCCTGAAGAAGGCGCGGTACAATGCCCAGTGCCAGGAGACCATCCGCGTGACCAAGCCTTGCACCCCCAAGACCAAAGCCAAGGCCAAAG ccaagaaagggaagggaaaggactAG